A window from Myripristis murdjan chromosome 11, fMyrMur1.1, whole genome shotgun sequence encodes these proteins:
- the anxa14 gene encoding annexin A2 isoform X1 — MDSEYFRSYDMCWGTLGTVRPFPNFHPDRDAAEIQMALEKKDAVNLVRILTNRSNAQRQVIAKTFLTLTEKDLASAVKKALSGELETLLLALLITPQQHDAQRLRLAMEGLGTDEETLLEILCTRSSLQLKEINTAYSGLYKKELLKDLKGETSGDFAKLIVALLNKEKISGVVQRDIETLSASLNGKKADAEPWINILTSRDSDHLNKVLMGLELETGQMVEQALQKRFSGDFGLGLKVLVQCIQNPYLYLAQRLQTMKTPIVQGIMVSHCEEDLLCVRAAYLKHTGTSLYTALQQKQFKGEHLQALLAICRSED, encoded by the exons ATGGACTCTGAGTACTTCAGATCTTAT GACATGTGCTGGGGAACCCTGGGAACCGTGCGACCCTTCCCCAACTTCCACCCCGACCGGGACGCCGCTGAGATCCAGATGGCACTGGAGAAGAAAG ATGCGGTGAATCTGGTGAGAATCCTGACCAATCGCAGTAACGCTCAGAGACAGGTCATTGCCAAAACCTTCCTGACCCTGACCGAGAAG GACCTGGCATCTGCTGTGAAGAAGGCTTTGTCGGGAGAGCTGGAGACTCTCCTGCTGGCACTGCTGATAACCCCACAGCAACATGATGCTCAGCGCCTGCGACTGGccatggag gGTTTAGGCACAGATGAGGAAACACTGCTAGAGATCCTGTGTACAAGATCTAGCCTGCAACTTAAGGAAATCAACACCGCCTACAGTGGAT tGTATAAGAAGGAACTACTGAAGGACTTGAAAGGAGAAACCAGTGGAGACTTTGCTAAGCTTATTGTGGCTTTGCTAAAT aaagaaaaaatttCCGGTGTGGTGCAAAGAGACATTGAG ACTCTATCTGCTTcactaaatggaaaaaaagctgACGCTGAGCCATGGATCAACATACTGACCTCTAGAGACTCTGACCATCTtaacaaag TGCTGATGGGACTGGAGCTGGAGACGGGACAGATGGTGGAGCAGGCTCTGCAGAAACGATTCAGTGGAGACTTCGGACTGGGCCTGAAAGTTTTAG TGCAGTGCATCCAAAACCCGTATCTCTACCTCGCCCAAAGACTACAGACCATGAAG ACGCCAATAGTGCAGGGTATTATGGTGTCTCACTGTGAAGAAGACCTGCTGTGTGTCCGAGCTGCCTACCTTAAACACACCGGCACGTCACTCTACACTGCTCTGCAG CAAAAACAGTTTAAGGGAGAACATCTACAGGCTCTGTTGGCGATCTGTCGATCTGAAGATTAA
- the anxa14 gene encoding annexin A2 isoform X2 translates to MDSEYFRSYDMCWGTLGTVRPFPNFHPDRDAAEIQMALEKKDAVNLVRILTNRSNAQRQVIAKTFLTLTEKDLASAVKKALSGELETLLLALLITPQQHDAQRLRLAMEGLGTDEETLLEILCTRSSLQLKEINTAYSGLYKKELLKDLKGETSGDFAKLIVALLNKEKISGVVQRDIETLSASLNGKKADAEPWINILTSRDSDHLNKVLMGLELETGQMVEQALQKRFSGDFGLGLKVLVQCIQNPYLYLAQRLQTMKTPIVQGIMVSHCEEDLLCVRAAYLKHTGTSLYTALQVRTKTV, encoded by the exons ATGGACTCTGAGTACTTCAGATCTTAT GACATGTGCTGGGGAACCCTGGGAACCGTGCGACCCTTCCCCAACTTCCACCCCGACCGGGACGCCGCTGAGATCCAGATGGCACTGGAGAAGAAAG ATGCGGTGAATCTGGTGAGAATCCTGACCAATCGCAGTAACGCTCAGAGACAGGTCATTGCCAAAACCTTCCTGACCCTGACCGAGAAG GACCTGGCATCTGCTGTGAAGAAGGCTTTGTCGGGAGAGCTGGAGACTCTCCTGCTGGCACTGCTGATAACCCCACAGCAACATGATGCTCAGCGCCTGCGACTGGccatggag gGTTTAGGCACAGATGAGGAAACACTGCTAGAGATCCTGTGTACAAGATCTAGCCTGCAACTTAAGGAAATCAACACCGCCTACAGTGGAT tGTATAAGAAGGAACTACTGAAGGACTTGAAAGGAGAAACCAGTGGAGACTTTGCTAAGCTTATTGTGGCTTTGCTAAAT aaagaaaaaatttCCGGTGTGGTGCAAAGAGACATTGAG ACTCTATCTGCTTcactaaatggaaaaaaagctgACGCTGAGCCATGGATCAACATACTGACCTCTAGAGACTCTGACCATCTtaacaaag TGCTGATGGGACTGGAGCTGGAGACGGGACAGATGGTGGAGCAGGCTCTGCAGAAACGATTCAGTGGAGACTTCGGACTGGGCCTGAAAGTTTTAG TGCAGTGCATCCAAAACCCGTATCTCTACCTCGCCCAAAGACTACAGACCATGAAG ACGCCAATAGTGCAGGGTATTATGGTGTCTCACTGTGAAGAAGACCTGCTGTGTGTCCGAGCTGCCTACCTTAAACACACCGGCACGTCACTCTACACTGCTCTGCAGGTCAGAA CAAAAACAGTTTAA